Proteins encoded by one window of Halobaculum halobium:
- a CDS encoding DUF58 domain-containing protein, with translation MAALALVPVGLGVLLRHPPLVLVGAIGVAFAAYARGDAAPDLDVAVERELSDPTPDPGDEVTVTLRVRNDGDGVLSDLRVVDGVPAALATDGPARLGTALRPGRTATLSYRVTAIRGVHEWDPVHVLARNPSGSRERDARLDAEGATAVRCAPELEATASLPLRGLTTVYSGRVPTDVGGSGIEFHSTREYRHGDPAKRVNWARYARTGELSTLEFREERAATVVVCVDAREEAYLAPDAESPNAVERSVEAASQAVPALLDSGDRVGVAAFAPGDCRLDPGVGDEHAARARELLATHPALAPTPTDERFLPTTWVRRFRRWLPADAQVLFCTPLPDDYAVTVARRLDAYGHAVTVISPDPTVDDTPGHRLADVERANRVSRLRSAGIRVLDWGEESLATELERADARWSR, from the coding sequence ATGGCCGCGCTGGCGCTCGTTCCCGTCGGCCTCGGGGTGCTGCTTCGGCACCCGCCGCTCGTGCTCGTCGGGGCGATCGGCGTCGCGTTCGCGGCGTACGCCCGCGGCGACGCCGCGCCGGACCTCGACGTGGCGGTCGAACGGGAGCTCTCGGACCCGACTCCCGACCCCGGCGACGAGGTGACGGTGACGCTGCGCGTTCGCAACGACGGCGACGGCGTGCTCTCGGATCTCCGCGTGGTCGACGGCGTCCCCGCGGCGCTCGCGACCGACGGGCCCGCCCGGCTCGGCACCGCGCTGCGACCGGGGCGGACGGCGACGCTCTCCTACCGTGTGACGGCGATCCGCGGCGTCCACGAGTGGGACCCCGTCCACGTGCTCGCGCGCAACCCCAGCGGGTCCAGAGAGCGCGACGCCCGGCTCGACGCCGAGGGCGCGACGGCAGTCCGCTGTGCCCCCGAGCTGGAGGCGACGGCGTCGCTGCCGCTGCGAGGGCTCACGACCGTCTACTCGGGGCGGGTGCCCACGGACGTGGGCGGCTCGGGGATCGAGTTCCACTCGACCCGGGAGTACCGCCACGGCGACCCGGCAAAGCGGGTGAACTGGGCGCGCTACGCCCGGACTGGCGAGCTCTCGACGCTGGAGTTCCGCGAGGAGCGCGCGGCGACGGTCGTCGTCTGCGTCGACGCCCGCGAGGAGGCGTACCTCGCGCCCGACGCCGAGTCGCCCAACGCCGTCGAGCGGAGTGTCGAGGCGGCCTCGCAGGCGGTGCCCGCGCTGCTCGACAGCGGCGACCGCGTCGGCGTCGCGGCGTTCGCGCCCGGCGACTGCCGGCTCGACCCCGGCGTCGGCGACGAGCACGCCGCCCGCGCCCGCGAGCTACTGGCGACGCATCCCGCGTTGGCGCCGACGCCGACCGACGAGCGCTTCCTGCCGACCACGTGGGTCCGTCGCTTCCGACGGTGGCTGCCCGCGGACGCGCAGGTGCTGTTCTGCACACCGCTACCCGACGACTACGCGGTCACGGTCGCCCGGCGGCTCGACGCGTACGGTCACGCGGTCACGGTGATCTCGCCGGACCCGACCGTCGACGACACGCCGGGCCATCGACTCGCGGACGTCGAGCGGGCGAACCGCGTCTCGCGGCTCCGGTCGGCGGGCATCCGCGTGCTCGACTGGGGCGAGGAGTCGCTGGCGACCGAGTTGGAACGCGCCGACGCGCGGTGGTCGCGGTGA
- a CDS encoding AAA family ATPase yields MDVPDASAACTDVLDTLRAAIIAEDAFFEDILIGLLSRGHVLIEDVPGTGKTLTARSMATALGLSFSRVQFTPDLLPSDVTGTTVYDEGTGEFEFSEGPIFANVVLADEINRAPPKTQAALLEAMEEEQVTVDGTTYELPEPFFLIATQNPVEQAGNFPLPEAQLDRFAVKTAMGYPDLDGEVELLRRRAGRAEQDPSVETVLDETRVLGAREAPESVRVHDDILEYIAAVTRATRQDRRVEVGVSPRGTQRLFEASRASATLTGREFVTPDDVKRVATPVLAHRLVLTPDAKVDDVAKADVLRAVLDRIEVPTVRDADPGTAE; encoded by the coding sequence ATGGACGTTCCCGACGCGAGCGCGGCCTGTACGGACGTGCTCGACACCCTCCGCGCCGCGATTATCGCCGAGGACGCCTTCTTCGAGGACATCCTCATCGGGTTGCTCTCACGGGGCCACGTGCTCATCGAAGACGTGCCCGGCACCGGGAAGACACTCACCGCGCGGTCGATGGCGACGGCGCTGGGGCTGTCGTTCTCGCGCGTCCAGTTCACACCCGACCTCCTCCCGTCGGACGTGACCGGTACGACCGTGTACGACGAGGGTACCGGGGAGTTCGAGTTCTCCGAGGGGCCGATCTTCGCGAACGTCGTCCTCGCCGACGAGATCAACCGCGCGCCGCCGAAGACGCAGGCGGCGCTGCTGGAGGCGATGGAGGAGGAGCAGGTGACCGTCGACGGCACCACCTACGAGCTCCCGGAGCCGTTCTTCCTCATCGCGACCCAAAATCCAGTCGAGCAGGCCGGCAACTTCCCGCTGCCGGAGGCGCAACTCGATCGCTTCGCCGTGAAGACCGCGATGGGATACCCCGATCTCGACGGCGAAGTCGAACTCCTGCGCCGGCGCGCCGGCCGCGCCGAACAGGATCCCAGCGTCGAGACGGTGCTCGACGAGACCCGGGTGCTCGGCGCCCGCGAGGCGCCCGAGTCAGTCCGCGTCCACGACGATATCCTGGAGTACATCGCGGCTGTGACGCGCGCGACTCGACAGGACCGCCGCGTCGAGGTCGGCGTGTCGCCCCGGGGCACCCAGCGGCTCTTCGAGGCGAGTCGTGCGTCGGCGACGCTGACCGGGCGCGAGTTCGTCACGCCCGACGACGTAAAGCGCGTGGCGACGCCGGTGCTCGCACACCGGCTGGTGCTCACGCCGGACGCGAAAGTCGACGACGTGGCGAAAGCCGACGTGCTCCGTGCGGTCTTGGACCGCATCGAGGTTCCAACCGTCCGCGACGCGGACCCCGGAACCGCGGAGTAG
- a CDS encoding redoxin domain-containing protein — MVSEGDTAPTFTATYRGSDHESFDLAEHLGDGPVVLAFFPGAFTPPCSNEMVALREHHDEFAAAGATLFGVSADSAFSLGAFADEYDLQFDLVSDMAGDAIEAYGLAMDIPDLGLYGVANRAAYVIDEAGDVAYGWVADDPTNEPDYEELLAAVEDA; from the coding sequence ATGGTATCCGAAGGCGACACCGCGCCGACGTTCACTGCGACGTACAGGGGCAGCGACCACGAGTCGTTCGACCTCGCGGAGCACCTCGGCGACGGGCCGGTCGTGCTCGCATTCTTCCCGGGGGCGTTCACGCCGCCGTGCTCCAACGAGATGGTCGCCCTGCGGGAGCACCACGACGAGTTCGCGGCCGCAGGCGCGACGCTGTTCGGCGTCAGCGCCGACTCGGCGTTCTCGCTGGGCGCGTTCGCCGACGAGTACGACCTTCAGTTCGACCTCGTCAGCGACATGGCCGGCGACGCCATCGAAGCGTACGGCCTCGCGATGGACATCCCCGACCTCGGCCTGTACGGCGTCGCCAACCGCGCGGCGTACGTCATCGACGAGGCCGGCGACGTGGCGTACGGCTGGGTCGCCGACGATCCCACGAACGAACCGGACTACGAGGAGTTGCTGGCGGCCGTCGAGGACGCCTGA